One Planctomycetota bacterium genomic window carries:
- the larC gene encoding nickel pincer cofactor biosynthesis protein LarC, producing MRIAYFDPFSGASGDMMLGALVHAGLPLNTLRAELKKLAVADYALTATQVQRGGITATKVEVKPKRRPRAADHEHRHHNLPEILHVIEHSRLPESDKRQAGAVFQRLADAEGRVHGCPPEKIHFHEVGAVDAIVDIVGSVVGLRLLGIERVVCGPIRTGMGFVTCAHGRLPVPAPATAELIKGFPTVGTDVEGELTTPTGAALLTTLADAFGPRPLMTVTAVGYGAGTATRETPPNVLRLFVGDVATEAEATEESDEVLVIEANLDDITGEIIGYVLDRLFAAGALDAFLIPIHMKKNRPGVILQAIVEPGNAPAIEQIILTETSTFGIRRTRASRRKLRRESVDVETRYGKVRVKVGHMGKNLVHAAPEYEDCRRAAAEAGVPLKHVYDAALDAFRRR from the coding sequence GTGAGAATCGCCTACTTCGATCCCTTCTCCGGCGCCAGCGGCGACATGATGCTCGGCGCCCTCGTGCACGCCGGGCTGCCGCTCAACACCCTGCGCGCCGAGCTCAAGAAACTCGCGGTCGCCGACTACGCCCTCACGGCCACCCAAGTGCAGCGCGGCGGCATCACGGCCACCAAGGTGGAGGTGAAGCCCAAACGCCGCCCCCGCGCCGCCGACCACGAGCACCGCCACCACAACCTGCCCGAAATCCTCCACGTCATCGAGCACTCGCGGCTGCCCGAGAGCGACAAGCGCCAGGCCGGCGCCGTCTTCCAGCGCCTCGCCGACGCCGAGGGCCGCGTCCACGGCTGCCCCCCCGAGAAGATCCACTTCCACGAGGTCGGCGCCGTAGACGCGATTGTGGACATCGTGGGCTCGGTCGTCGGCCTGCGCCTGCTGGGCATCGAGCGGGTCGTCTGCGGCCCCATCCGCACCGGCATGGGCTTCGTCACCTGCGCGCACGGCCGCCTCCCCGTCCCCGCTCCCGCCACGGCCGAACTCATCAAGGGCTTCCCCACCGTCGGCACCGACGTCGAGGGCGAACTCACCACCCCCACCGGCGCCGCCCTCCTCACCACCCTGGCCGACGCCTTCGGACCCCGGCCGCTCATGACCGTCACCGCCGTCGGCTACGGCGCCGGCACCGCCACCCGCGAGACCCCGCCCAACGTGCTCCGCCTCTTCGTTGGCGACGTGGCCACCGAGGCCGAGGCCACCGAGGAGAGCGACGAGGTGCTCGTCATCGAGGCCAACCTCGACGACATCACCGGCGAAATCATCGGCTACGTCCTCGACCGCCTCTTCGCCGCCGGCGCGCTCGACGCCTTCCTCATCCCGATTCACATGAAGAAGAACCGCCCCGGCGTCATCCTTCAGGCCATCGTCGAGCCCGGCAACGCTCCCGCCATCGAGCAGATCATCCTCACCGAGACCTCCACCTTCGGCATCCGCCGCACCCGCGCCTCGCGGCGGAAGCTCCGCCGCGAATCCGTGGACGTCGAGACCCGCTACGGCAAGGTCCGCGTCAAGGTCGGGCACATGGGCAAGAACCTCGTCCACGCCGCCCCCGAGTACGAGGACTGCCGCCGCGCCGCCGCCGAGGCCGGCGTGCCCCTCAAGCACGTCTACGACGCCGCCCTCGACGCCTTCCGGCGCCGCTGA